DNA from Tsuneonella dongtanensis:
GAACGAGAACGTGGCGGTCGACAAAACGGCGCCGGCCGGCTCGTAATCCAGACGAGTGGTCACCGCATCCACATCGATGCGATGAACGCCGTTGGTCACTTGGGGGATCGCCGCGCGCCGCTCGCGGTAAGGCGGGAGCACCGCCTCGAATTGCGGGCTCTGGGCTCTTGTGTGAACGTAGGTCGTCTCTAGCCGCGCATCGGGAATGGACTTGGGCTCGAACAGCAGCTTCACGCGCGCAAGGCCGTAATCGTCACGGCGGACATCAGCGCCCGGAATGGCATCGGCAAGATCGCTTGCAGTTTTTCCCAGGCGCAGATCGCCGCTCACGCGGAAGGCAAGCTGGTCGGCAACGATCGGCCCCGACAAGGCAAGCGAGCCCTGCCGCGTCGCCTGGTCGCCGACCAGCATGCGGGCGCGGCCCTGCCAATCGTAGGTCGGGTCGAGCGTTTCGACGAAGATGGCCCCGCCGATCGCATTGCGGCCCTGTGTGGTGGTCTGCGGGCTGCGGAACACTTCGACCCGCTCGACATCCCAGAGGCCGGCGGAGGAATTGACATATTCGTAGTAGGTGCTCGGCCTGCCATCGATCTGTACCGTCACCCGTGGCCGCGTCCCCCCGAGAAATGCGAAAAGGTTGCGCAGTACTCCGGTCGAATCCTGTCCTCGGATTGCCGGACCTTCCTCGCCCGAGCCGACTTGGACGTTGGGCGTGGCCTCGAGAATCTGGTCGAGCCGGTCGGCGCTTGATGCCTCCAGCATCTCGGCGGTTGTGACCGACACGCTCGAAGGCGTTTCGCGGATCGGGCGGGCAACCCGTTCGCCGGTTACGATGATTTCTTCGCCGCTCTCAGGTACTTGTTCACTCGATTGGGCCGCAGCCATGGACGACGTGGCAATCGTCGAGGCGAGCAGCATCCTGGCAAGCATCCTGATCCCTCTCGATGCGGACGCACAAATTGCCGCAAACGATCATGATTTCAAGCGTGGTTGGACGACGCTCAGTCCTCGTGCGCGGAGGGGCGTTCCAGCGGGCCGCGGGCGAGTTCCTCCTCGATCCGCATGTAGGCCGAGTGACGGCCGGTGTCCGCATCCAGGACGTCGGTCGCAAGGTAGGCAACGCCGGTCCGGCGCTTGCGATCGATCCACAGGCCGGACTTGAGCCCATAGGCATCGCCCGCATGGCCGACCCGCTCGCGCCCGTCGCCGAATGGATCGTCGCGGCATCCCGCTTCCGGTGTCGCGAGGGTCTGCGTCGCGAGGCCATAGCGGCAGAGGAAGCCGTTCTGGTTGTCGCCGTTGCTCCCATCATAACGCCACTCGGTGGCCAGGATTTCCTTGACCGAAGTGGGCTTCAGCAGTCGCACCCCGTCGATTTTACCTCGATTGAGCAATAGCCGGCCGACCGTCGCGAGCCCCATGACCGACACCCGTAGCCCGCCCTGCGGCGAGAACGTCGCTCCGTTGGCGCCGGGCTTCCAGCGCGACAGGTCGCACGACCCGTCGCTTGCCGGCGTGACCGGGCACTCGGGTGGCTGCCCTCGATGATCGTCCTTGGTCGGCTTGCGTTCGCGGTACTGGACCACGGCGCGCTTCGCGAAGTCGTCCGAACACGCTGCCCAATTGTAACACGCTTCGATCCCCAAGGGATCGAGCACCAGGCGGTTCATGAGCCGGTCGAACCGCTCGCCTGTCACCTTTTCCATGATCGAGGCGACCACCGGAGTATTGAAGTTCGTGTACCGGAAATAGCTGCCCGGCGCGTGCTCGGCGTCCCAGGCGCGCGGGTTTTCGAGGACACCGAACATGTCGGCATCAAAAGGCAGGACGTAATCGACCGTGTCGGTCAGGCTGGAGGTGTGGGCCAGCAGCATCCGCAGAGTGATCGGCGAATCGGGAAACGTCGGGTTGCGGAACGGGCGGCTAAGGTAGCGAGACACGTCCGCGTCCAGATCCAGCGTGCCCTGCTCGACTAGCCGCATGACGCCGATCGCCACGACCAGCTTGCTGATCGAAGCGACCCGTGCCGGGTCTTCCACGGTCAAAGGCCTGCCGGTTGCGAGGTCTGCCACGCCGCCCGCGGCCTGGCTCGTGATACCGCCGCGATCGAACGTCACCCGCGCCCAGCCGACCGGGTCCTGTCGGGGAATTTCCTCCGCGTTCGCGGGCGCGGCGCTCATGGCAAGGCTGACAAGGGCGATCGCGACAGGCGTGAATCGATAGAGCATCCTGGCACGCTATCCTCTCTTGCTGCGCGATTGAAGCTTGGCCTGCCGCTTCGGCTCGGCCATCGTGGTGCGCGATGAACCTGCGCCATATCGAAGTCTTCCACGCGGTCTACGTCAACGGCTCGGTCAGTGCCGCGGCGCGGATGCTGAACGTTTCGCAGCCATCGGTTTCGAAGGTTCTGCGCCATGCCGAGTCGCTACTGGGCTTTCCGTTGTTCGATCGCACCGGCGGGCGGCTTGTGCCGACAGAAGACGCGCATACCCTGTTCGCCGAGGTTTCCGAGATCCAGGAACGGGTCTATGCCCTGCGTGAGGCGAGCCGCAATCTCAAGCGCGGGGCGGGCACGTTGCTGCGGGTATCCGCCCTGCCCTCCATCGCGCTCGACGCCCTGCCGGTCACGGTTGCGCAGTTCATGCGCAAGCACAAGGACACCCGCTTCGATCTCCAGACCGTCCATCACGCGGACCTGCTTCGCAAGCTCTACGAGCGGGAGACCGACGTGGTCGTCGCCTATGAGGTGCCCCAGGGAGCGCCGCTTGGACGCTTCTGGCTCGGCGCGGGTGAGCTGGTTGTGCTCTACCGCGAGGAAGACATGCCCGATGCTCCTTCACGGATCGGACTGGAGGAGCTGGCCGGACGTCCGCTCGTGAGCCTTGCCGGAAGCGGACCGGTCGGCACCATATTCACCAACGAGGCCGAAAGGCTCGGCGTCGAATTGAACGAAGTCGTCTCGGCGCGCACATTCCATATCGCCACGGCGCTCGTCCGGCTTGGCGTGGGCATGACGGTGGTCGACAACTTGACCGCGCGCGCCTCGCTCGTTCCGGGGCTCGCCATGCGTCCGCTCAAGTCGCGGCTGACGTTTGACGTCAATGCGATGTACTTGCTCGAGCGTCCGCCAACCGCGCTCGCGACCGACTTCCTCAAGGCGCTGGCGCGGACTATCGACGCTCTATCCCGCCCGGCATAACCGCCGTTTATGCCACTCCGCCACGGCCATATGCGAGGATTCCCGCGCCCGGAGGTTAGCAAGGACCGGTGAACATACCTGCGCCTTACCTGCTCTATCTGGGGCACACGACCGACCCGGTCGGGATCAAGACTTCGCGCGGCCTCGCCGAGTTTCGTCGGCACGACTGCGTGGGCGAATTCCGCCATGACGATTGCCCGCTAACGCTCGGTCTGCCGCGCATGTCGATTGCCGAAGGCGCAGCAGCGGGTGCCCGCACGCTCGTGCTCGGCGTCGCCAATGCTGGCGGGACGATGGACCTACCGATGATCGCCGATGCGAAGGCCGCGCTCGAGGCCGGGCTCAATGTCGCATCGGGTCTGCACCACCGGCTCAACGCGGTGCCCGAGCTGGTCGCGATCGCCAACGCCCGGGGTCTCGCCCTGTTCGACGTGCGCGATCCGCCGGCCAATCTGCCGGTGGGCACCGGCCGCCCCC
Protein-coding regions in this window:
- a CDS encoding LysR family transcriptional regulator; protein product: MNLRHIEVFHAVYVNGSVSAAARMLNVSQPSVSKVLRHAESLLGFPLFDRTGGRLVPTEDAHTLFAEVSEIQERVYALREASRNLKRGAGTLLRVSALPSIALDALPVTVAQFMRKHKDTRFDLQTVHHADLLRKLYERETDVVVAYEVPQGAPLGRFWLGAGELVVLYREEDMPDAPSRIGLEELAGRPLVSLAGSGPVGTIFTNEAERLGVELNEVVSARTFHIATALVRLGVGMTVVDNLTARASLVPGLAMRPLKSRLTFDVNAMYLLERPPTALATDFLKALARTIDALSRPA
- a CDS encoding serine hydrolase domain-containing protein translates to MLYRFTPVAIALVSLAMSAAPANAEEIPRQDPVGWARVTFDRGGITSQAAGGVADLATGRPLTVEDPARVASISKLVVAIGVMRLVEQGTLDLDADVSRYLSRPFRNPTFPDSPITLRMLLAHTSSLTDTVDYVLPFDADMFGVLENPRAWDAEHAPGSYFRYTNFNTPVVASIMEKVTGERFDRLMNRLVLDPLGIEACYNWAACSDDFAKRAVVQYRERKPTKDDHRGQPPECPVTPASDGSCDLSRWKPGANGATFSPQGGLRVSVMGLATVGRLLLNRGKIDGVRLLKPTSVKEILATEWRYDGSNGDNQNGFLCRYGLATQTLATPEAGCRDDPFGDGRERVGHAGDAYGLKSGLWIDRKRRTGVAYLATDVLDADTGRHSAYMRIEEELARGPLERPSAHED